The Carnobacterium divergens genome includes a window with the following:
- a CDS encoding PadR family transcriptional regulator, giving the protein MNTQFKKGVLGLCVLVLLKKKDCYGYELVETISQHIEISEGTIYPLLRKLTTDGMCTTYLQESNEGPSRKYYHLTDLGITYLEKQLIDWQHFADSVETIIKLGDDLNHE; this is encoded by the coding sequence ATGAACACTCAATTTAAAAAAGGAGTTTTAGGTTTATGTGTACTTGTTCTATTGAAAAAGAAAGATTGTTACGGCTATGAATTAGTCGAAACGATTTCTCAACATATTGAAATATCTGAAGGGACGATCTATCCCTTATTACGAAAATTAACAACCGATGGTATGTGCACGACTTATCTTCAAGAATCTAATGAAGGTCCTAGTCGAAAATACTACCATCTCACCGATTTAGGTATTACTTATTTAGAAAAACAATTAATTGATTGGCAGCACTTTGCAGATAGTGTTGAAACTATTATTAAATTAGGAGATGATTTGAACCATGAATAA
- a CDS encoding DUF1700 domain-containing protein yields MNKEHFMIELKLSLRDLSENDRQDVMSDYVEHFENGLAQGKSEEQIAKELGNPKQIAKEILAMYGVEPKAKGPEFSQGDWVAFEANPAYQENHYLPKENHDSLFKRLIKGTGLLFFNLIFVLAPVLTILGILFAGWLVAITFSLLPLAGIYMLITAFSTIALFQFALTIVFCGVGLLLIALGYPLTILFAKLMKRYVLWNIYVVFGGTNHEN; encoded by the coding sequence ATGAATAAAGAACATTTTATGATTGAATTAAAGTTAAGTCTACGTGACTTATCAGAAAACGACCGTCAAGACGTAATGAGCGACTACGTTGAACACTTTGAAAACGGCTTAGCTCAAGGAAAATCAGAAGAACAAATTGCTAAAGAACTAGGAAATCCTAAGCAAATTGCCAAAGAAATTTTGGCTATGTATGGCGTAGAACCTAAAGCAAAAGGCCCTGAATTTAGCCAAGGGGATTGGGTTGCCTTTGAAGCAAACCCAGCTTATCAAGAAAATCACTATTTACCAAAAGAAAATCACGACAGTCTTTTCAAACGCCTTATAAAAGGAACTGGCTTACTTTTCTTTAATCTCATTTTTGTCTTAGCTCCTGTCCTTACAATTCTAGGGATTCTTTTTGCTGGCTGGCTTGTAGCCATCACCTTTAGTTTATTGCCTCTAGCGGGTATTTATATGTTAATTACAGCTTTTTCAACTATTGCACTTTTCCAATTCGCCCTTACAATTGTTTTTTGTGGCGTCGGATTGCTATTAATTGCACTGGGTTACCCCCTCACTATCTTATTTGCTAAATTGATGAAACGATATGTTCTTTGGAACATTTATGTTGTTTTTGGAGGTACAAATCATGAAAACTAA
- a CDS encoding DUF4097 family beta strand repeat-containing protein, with amino-acid sequence MKTKLIKTLVFTGISLIVVGGFASTITYPKAQKLSTLNLKKDIPVNGNKTVIVSGDSLNIQVLESADQQVHVEINGKSPVANKFEIKTTERDNELKIDLKEPATNRQKVRLFFDFETKNATVYLPKNIKNTEINTKFGTISTESFNGDSLTVKSNAGDINLTNLKTKTLNAVNNFGTISLANSVIEDTKLKTNAGEISLSRLIGKTTTIDASAGDVSLNQVTGKISAKTNAGGIDLSNKKIDQALDFQTNFGDISIETATLPTDAVIQSYLDLGDLTIFGKNEPNARFGEGKNQIKLKTNAGNIQVEQEQDSDDSTMNDMHDSNHMDDMDMDHMMDSDKDF; translated from the coding sequence ATGAAAACTAAATTAATTAAAACATTAGTCTTTACAGGAATCAGCTTAATTGTTGTAGGTGGGTTTGCAAGTACAATCACCTATCCTAAAGCGCAAAAACTTTCAACACTCAATCTAAAAAAAGACATCCCTGTTAATGGAAATAAAACGGTAATTGTTTCAGGCGATAGCTTAAATATCCAAGTCTTAGAATCTGCTGACCAACAGGTTCACGTTGAAATCAACGGAAAAAGTCCAGTTGCAAATAAATTTGAAATTAAAACAACTGAACGTGACAATGAATTAAAAATTGATTTAAAAGAACCTGCAACCAACCGTCAAAAAGTCCGTCTATTCTTTGATTTTGAAACTAAAAATGCAACTGTTTATTTACCAAAAAACATAAAAAATACTGAAATCAATACTAAATTTGGCACTATCTCAACTGAATCATTCAACGGCGATTCCTTGACGGTTAAGAGCAACGCTGGGGATATCAACTTGACTAACTTAAAAACAAAAACGCTAAATGCAGTAAATAATTTTGGGACTATTTCCCTTGCAAACTCTGTTATTGAAGATACGAAACTCAAAACGAATGCAGGAGAAATTTCCCTTTCTCGCCTGATTGGAAAAACAACAACAATCGACGCTTCTGCTGGAGATGTTTCCCTAAATCAAGTAACGGGTAAAATCAGCGCTAAAACAAATGCAGGTGGCATTGATTTATCAAATAAAAAAATCGATCAAGCCCTTGATTTCCAAACAAATTTTGGGGACATTTCCATCGAAACAGCAACACTTCCTACAGATGCCGTCATTCAGAGCTACCTTGATTTAGGAGATTTAACCATTTTTGGAAAAAATGAACCCAACGCTCGTTTTGGAGAAGGTAAAAATCAAATTAAATTGAAAACAAATGCTGGGAATATTCAAGTAGAACAAGAACAGGATTCTGATGATTCAACAATGAATGACATGCACGATTCAAACCATATGGATGATATGGATATGGATCATATGATGGACTCAGACAAAGATTTTTAG
- a CDS encoding phosphatase PAP2 family protein has product MTTNKQSKTTIWLSLSLLSFAIFLSMAVGVATNAHWLHQFDQSITQLIRDPITSSKSAYFISITTLGNTSSIIGIALIFIMGWAIYKKSISYPSWLVLNLGIGSGLLNFTVKQIFRRPRPTIKHLVEQGGFSFPSGHSMGSMILFSSIAFLLIISIRRTSIKWIIALIATFLILSVGISRIYVGVHFPSDVLGGFALGFAWIAFAIAYFDKWINYVTTKLKLK; this is encoded by the coding sequence ATGACTACAAACAAACAATCAAAGACAACCATTTGGCTTTCTTTAAGCCTTCTATCCTTTGCTATCTTTTTAAGTATGGCTGTTGGAGTCGCAACAAATGCTCATTGGTTGCATCAATTTGATCAAAGCATTACACAACTTATCCGTGATCCGATTACGAGTAGCAAATCCGCTTATTTTATTTCAATCACAACGCTTGGAAATACGTCCTCGATCATTGGGATTGCGCTTATTTTTATTATGGGATGGGCAATCTACAAGAAAAGTATTTCTTACCCTAGTTGGCTAGTGTTAAATTTAGGAATTGGATCTGGTCTCTTAAATTTTACCGTTAAACAAATTTTTAGACGCCCTCGCCCAACCATTAAACATTTAGTTGAACAAGGTGGCTTTAGTTTTCCAAGTGGCCATTCGATGGGGTCAATGATTTTATTTTCAAGTATCGCATTTCTTTTAATCATCAGTATTCGACGAACGAGCATTAAATGGATAATTGCTCTAATAGCAACTTTCCTGATTCTTTCAGTTGGCATTAGTCGTATCTATGTTGGCGTTCATTTCCCTTCTGATGTACTTGGTGGATTTGCGCTAGGATTTGCTTGGATAGCCTTTGCTATTGCCTATTTCGATAAATGGATAAACTATGTCACAACCAAATTAAAACTCAAATAA
- a CDS encoding MDR family MFS transporter — translation MTFKSKLPKDLWIVAVGMVLLYTGLSFIWPFNMIYMTQNLGMSDTAAGQVLLVNSGIGIIGSIIGGIIFDRLSGYISLAIGTGILVITTGSLFLFHGSPAFIYNIWAISIAMGMVFAGLYTAAGLTHPTGGRTGFNTIYVAQNVGVAVGPFLAGILAKKGLENVYTGSFVFAIIYALFFVCYFRKIDWKSEKVIGETKHHTVDGKRGKATKIGLLSFSLLLATYLFCQLPHVQWQSNLSTYMTHVKGVSNAQYGNLWSINGSLILLGQVVIIPLVARFKEKLSLQIYIGIGLFACSFLFAMNATDYSGFLLGMILLTLGEMFAWPAIPTIAYQLAPVGQAGLYQGLVNGTATAARMLAPILGAIVVTSFGGITSLFICIFVLLGLAVVSLVFQQRTQKRVK, via the coding sequence ATGACTTTTAAGTCAAAGCTACCAAAAGATTTATGGATTGTAGCGGTAGGAATGGTTTTATTGTACACGGGCTTGTCTTTTATTTGGCCCTTTAATATGATTTACATGACACAAAATTTGGGTATGTCTGATACAGCAGCTGGCCAAGTATTGTTGGTGAATTCGGGAATTGGTATTATTGGAAGTATTATTGGAGGAATCATTTTTGATCGCTTATCAGGTTATATTTCACTAGCAATTGGAACGGGGATTTTAGTAATCACAACAGGTTCTTTGTTTTTATTCCATGGTTCGCCTGCTTTTATTTATAATATATGGGCTATTAGTATTGCGATGGGAATGGTTTTTGCAGGTCTTTATACAGCGGCTGGCTTAACTCATCCTACTGGAGGACGTACAGGTTTTAATACGATTTATGTGGCTCAAAATGTTGGCGTTGCTGTTGGACCCTTTTTAGCTGGAATATTAGCAAAAAAGGGATTGGAAAATGTATACACAGGTTCCTTTGTTTTTGCAATTATTTACGCATTATTTTTTGTTTGCTATTTTAGAAAAATTGATTGGAAATCAGAAAAGGTTATAGGGGAAACGAAACACCACACTGTAGATGGAAAACGTGGAAAAGCGACTAAAATTGGCTTATTGTCCTTTTCATTGCTATTGGCAACTTATCTTTTTTGTCAGTTGCCTCATGTGCAGTGGCAGTCAAATTTATCGACATATATGACGCATGTAAAAGGCGTAAGCAATGCTCAGTATGGGAATTTATGGAGTATCAATGGTTCTTTAATTTTATTAGGGCAAGTGGTCATTATTCCTTTAGTTGCTAGATTTAAAGAAAAATTAAGTCTGCAAATTTATATTGGAATCGGCTTATTTGCCTGTTCATTCTTATTTGCAATGAATGCGACGGACTATTCAGGCTTCTTACTTGGAATGATTTTACTAACATTAGGTGAAATGTTTGCCTGGCCTGCTATTCCAACAATTGCGTATCAATTAGCACCAGTTGGTCAAGCAGGACTTTACCAAGGCTTAGTCAATGGAACAGCAACTGCTGCCAGAATGTTAGCTCCTATTTTAGGGGCAATTGTTGTCACGTCTTTTGGCGGAATAACAAGTTTATTTATCTGCATTTTTGTACTATTGGGATTGGCTGTAGTCAGTTTAGTCTTTCAACAACGAACACAGAAACGTGTCAAATAA
- a CDS encoding ABC transporter ATP-binding protein has protein sequence MITAKNIGYWYDKGATPLYQHVNLTFDQGVLYSILGSSGSGKTTFLSLISGLDKPKEGEILYEGKAINKMGLTNFRNQKVSIVFQAYNLLPYMTALENIVTAMEITKSKERDKKNYALQMLKRVGIDEALAKKNVMHLSGGQQQRIAIVRAMCCDTKFIVADEPTGNLDEETSRDIIRLFQELAHKENKCIILVTHEQEVAKESDVCIQLKNKQFSII, from the coding sequence ATGATTACAGCTAAAAATATTGGCTACTGGTATGATAAGGGAGCGACACCGTTATATCAACATGTTAATTTGACATTCGATCAAGGCGTCCTTTATAGTATTTTAGGGAGTAGTGGTTCAGGAAAAACAACTTTTTTATCATTGATATCTGGCTTAGATAAACCTAAAGAAGGCGAAATTCTCTATGAAGGAAAAGCCATCAATAAAATGGGATTAACCAATTTCCGCAATCAAAAAGTATCGATTGTTTTTCAAGCTTACAATTTATTGCCTTATATGACAGCACTAGAAAATATAGTGACAGCAATGGAAATTACAAAATCTAAGGAACGTGATAAAAAAAATTATGCATTGCAAATGCTGAAAAGAGTGGGAATTGATGAAGCTTTAGCGAAAAAAAATGTGATGCATTTGTCAGGAGGGCAGCAGCAACGGATTGCGATTGTGCGGGCGATGTGTTGTGACACAAAATTTATTGTAGCGGATGAACCAACGGGAAATTTAGATGAAGAAACATCAAGAGACATTATCCGATTGTTTCAAGAGTTAGCTCACAAAGAAAATAAATGCATTATATTGGTCACTCATGAGCAAGAAGTTGCAAAGGAAAGTGATGTTTGCATTCAATTAAAAAACAAACAATTTAGCATTATTTAA
- a CDS encoding ABC transporter permease — translation MNFIKRAFLSTKAKKGRSFLLLLVFSVILIFVLAGITIQSASNKATEEARKSMGGSVTLAVDREKTLQKPTENTDSSSAEDEGGKRPDPGSYQSTPVDLEAAKKIAALDHVASYNFISTTSAGAESFDPITSTDTTDTTSEESTNQGGPGGSEEGGNPFGKGNAQGDLSVMGILSTETLSGFTDGTNKLVEGEAITEKDKDQNVVLLEQSLAEANSLSVGDKVTISNPTDSTKTYELTIQGIYTTTASDDAMASNFSFLNASNQLYVPYTFANTLKGDTYANAVDSVVYQLDDPENVANFVKAAEKTGLDMDTYALQTDTAVYEQMIQPIENVSSFAKKIVILVSVAGVIILALIIMMTIRERKYEMGVLLSLGEKRWKLMAQFFIEILLIFILAMGIAGVSGKYVGNVVGQQLLDQQTTASSETTATESNGKGPGNDAGGGPGGGGFGQSVRNFGASSSAEQKQIDELDVFVSTRDLVKLGGIGLGICFLSVLLASAGVIRLQPKKILTM, via the coding sequence ATGAACTTTATTAAACGTGCGTTTTTAAGTACTAAAGCAAAGAAAGGCCGCTCATTTTTATTATTATTAGTGTTTTCTGTTATTTTGATTTTTGTATTAGCAGGTATCACCATTCAAAGCGCTTCTAACAAAGCGACAGAAGAAGCTCGAAAATCAATGGGAGGATCGGTTACTTTAGCTGTTGATCGAGAAAAAACACTTCAAAAACCAACTGAAAATACGGATTCAAGTAGTGCGGAAGACGAAGGAGGGAAAAGACCTGATCCTGGATCGTATCAATCGACACCTGTTGATTTAGAAGCAGCTAAAAAAATTGCAGCCCTAGATCATGTAGCTTCTTATAATTTTATTTCAACGACATCGGCTGGTGCGGAATCCTTTGATCCGATTACGTCAACAGATACAACGGATACAACAAGTGAAGAAAGCACTAATCAAGGTGGACCTGGTGGGTCTGAAGAGGGCGGAAATCCATTTGGTAAAGGAAATGCGCAGGGTGATTTAAGTGTGATGGGTATTTTGTCGACTGAAACGTTAAGTGGCTTCACAGACGGCACGAATAAATTAGTAGAAGGAGAGGCCATCACAGAAAAAGATAAGGATCAAAATGTTGTCTTGTTAGAACAAAGTTTAGCTGAAGCCAATAGTTTATCTGTAGGCGATAAAGTGACCATTTCTAACCCTACGGATAGCACAAAAACTTATGAGTTAACGATTCAAGGGATTTATACTACAACAGCTAGTGATGATGCGATGGCCTCTAACTTTAGTTTTCTAAATGCATCAAATCAATTATATGTTCCGTATACATTTGCCAATACGTTAAAAGGGGACACGTACGCGAATGCAGTTGATTCTGTTGTGTACCAATTAGATGACCCTGAAAATGTGGCTAATTTTGTAAAAGCGGCTGAAAAAACCGGCTTAGATATGGACACGTATGCGTTGCAAACAGATACAGCTGTATATGAACAAATGATTCAACCCATTGAAAATGTATCAAGCTTTGCTAAAAAAATTGTCATTTTAGTTTCAGTTGCTGGGGTCATTATTTTAGCCTTAATTATTATGATGACGATTCGCGAACGTAAATATGAAATGGGGGTTCTTTTATCATTAGGTGAAAAACGTTGGAAATTAATGGCCCAATTTTTTATTGAGATATTGCTAATTTTTATACTTGCGATGGGAATTGCTGGTGTGAGTGGGAAGTATGTAGGAAATGTGGTTGGTCAACAATTGTTAGATCAACAAACAACGGCAAGTAGTGAAACGACTGCAACGGAATCAAATGGAAAAGGCCCAGGAAATGATGCTGGTGGTGGACCTGGTGGCGGCGGCTTTGGACAATCTGTTCGCAATTTTGGAGCAAGTAGTTCAGCGGAACAAAAACAAATTGATGAATTGGATGTCTTTGTATCGACGAGGGACTTAGTGAAATTAGGCGGTATTGGTTTGGGTATCTGCTTCTTATCTGTATTACTTGCTTCAGCAGGTGTGATTCGTTTACAACCTAAGAAAATTTTAACGATGTAA
- a CDS encoding TIGR01212 family radical SAM protein (This family includes YhcC from E. coli K-12, an uncharacterized radical SAM protein.) yields MTTFQYTKDPNKRYHTWNYALRQQFGEKVFKVPLDGGFDCPNRDGTVAHGGCTFCSVSGSGDFAGDRIDPLPIQFQKEVQMMHQKWPNVTKYIAYFQNFTNTHAPVEELRHKFEQVVNEQGVVGIQIATRPDCLPDDVVDYLAELNQRYYLWVELGLQTIHEETSQLINRAHDYQTYLTGVEKLRKHNINVCTHLINGLPGESVEMMLESTRRMILDSDIQGVKLHLLHLMKNTKMVRDYHEGRLELMDQDTYVHLICDQLEMIPPEIIIHRLTGDAPRDTIIGPMWSLKKWEVLNAIDHEMKQRNTFQGAKNSRN; encoded by the coding sequence ATGACTACATTTCAATATACGAAAGATCCAAACAAGCGTTACCATACTTGGAATTACGCTTTACGCCAACAATTTGGTGAAAAAGTTTTTAAAGTTCCACTAGACGGTGGATTTGATTGCCCTAATCGTGATGGCACGGTGGCACATGGTGGTTGTACTTTTTGCAGTGTTTCTGGGTCTGGTGATTTTGCAGGTGACCGCATCGATCCCCTGCCGATTCAATTTCAAAAAGAAGTTCAAATGATGCATCAAAAATGGCCAAACGTAACCAAATACATTGCCTATTTTCAAAATTTTACGAATACTCACGCCCCTGTCGAAGAACTGCGTCACAAATTTGAACAAGTGGTCAACGAACAAGGGGTCGTTGGAATTCAGATTGCCACACGCCCAGATTGCTTACCAGATGATGTAGTTGATTATCTAGCCGAACTCAATCAACGCTATTATTTATGGGTAGAGCTTGGTTTACAAACCATTCATGAAGAGACGAGTCAATTGATCAATCGTGCACATGACTATCAAACCTATTTGACAGGTGTCGAAAAGTTACGCAAACATAACATTAATGTCTGTACTCATTTAATTAACGGATTGCCTGGTGAATCCGTCGAGATGATGTTAGAAAGTACCCGCCGAATGATTCTAGACTCCGATATTCAAGGAGTTAAACTTCATCTATTGCATTTAATGAAAAACACAAAAATGGTTCGAGATTATCATGAAGGCCGTTTAGAATTAATGGATCAAGATACTTATGTACATCTAATTTGCGATCAATTAGAGATGATTCCTCCTGAAATTATTATTCACCGCCTAACAGGAGATGCACCTCGTGACACAATCATCGGTCCAATGTGGAGTTTAAAAAAATGGGAAGTTCTTAATGCAATCGATCATGAAATGAAGCAACGAAATACTTTCCAAGGAGCCAAAAATAGTCGAAACTAA
- a CDS encoding tRNA (mnm(5)s(2)U34)-methyltransferase: MLKRAMDYSHQLLKEVITTGDKVVDATVGNGGDTVLLATLVGESGVVYGFDIQKQAIETTKQKLLLTGLSQQVQLFQQGHETVGDVLPESEEISAAIFNLGYLPQSDKSIITKGETTLTAIQSLLPHLRKGGRLILVVYYGHDGGLTEKEAVLEYVTTLPQEECNVLRYEFINQKNDPPFVIAIEKK; encoded by the coding sequence ATGCTAAAACGAGCAATGGACTATAGTCATCAACTGTTAAAGGAAGTCATCACAACAGGTGATAAGGTGGTAGATGCAACGGTTGGCAATGGCGGCGATACTGTTTTACTTGCTACCTTAGTAGGAGAATCAGGGGTTGTCTACGGATTTGATATTCAAAAGCAAGCCATCGAAACAACTAAACAAAAATTACTGCTAACAGGTCTGTCTCAGCAAGTTCAATTATTTCAACAAGGACACGAAACCGTTGGGGATGTTCTCCCTGAAAGCGAAGAAATCAGTGCTGCAATCTTTAATTTAGGCTATTTGCCTCAAAGCGATAAATCAATCATTACAAAGGGTGAAACAACTTTAACAGCAATCCAGTCATTGCTGCCTCATTTACGCAAAGGAGGCCGTTTGATTCTCGTTGTCTATTACGGTCACGATGGTGGACTAACTGAAAAAGAAGCCGTTTTAGAATATGTCACCACACTTCCACAAGAAGAATGCAATGTCTTACGCTATGAATTTATTAATCAAAAAAATGATCCCCCTTTTGTAATTGCAATTGAAAAAAAATAA
- a CDS encoding MDR family MFS transporter, with product MEKSKKQTNVVLVTIAIFVATFMTAVEGTIVSTAMPTIIGSLEGMALMNWVFSIYLLTSAMMTPVYGKLSDMIGRKPIFIIGAIIFIMGSALCGLSQTMTQLIIFRAIQGIGAGAIMPVAFTIIADIYPYEKRAKVLGMNGAAWGVAGIFGPLLGGFIVDHLSWHWIFYINVPVGLLTILLVSLFLHEEYHFEKKPIDYFGCLTLMGALLFLLYGFQILGENPSISLKLIGAFLVSIIMFALFVVAEKRAADPIIPLSLFNNRTFVIQNVVAALVSGFLIAVDVYIPMWMQGILGMKAAMGGFAITPMSLTWVMGSFIAGRVILKYPVKWILTGSLIIVAFSGAFMLLLPISAPFVLFLLVTAIIGIGMGITITTTTVTAQNVVPKNQIGVATSSNTLFRILGQTIMISIYGIILNSNIAKHISAETVSGINEKMMNKLINPLTAVSLDPKILPTLREILFDGLQGVFLGAFIAVILAFVINQFDHKKMPKI from the coding sequence ATGGAGAAAAGTAAAAAACAAACAAATGTTGTGTTGGTAACAATTGCTATTTTTGTTGCGACCTTTATGACAGCTGTTGAAGGTACGATTGTCTCAACTGCGATGCCGACAATTATTGGAAGTCTTGAAGGCATGGCATTAATGAACTGGGTATTTTCAATTTATTTATTAACAAGTGCTATGATGACACCTGTTTATGGTAAATTATCAGATATGATTGGGCGTAAGCCAATTTTTATTATTGGAGCAATTATCTTTATTATGGGGTCAGCGTTATGTGGACTTTCTCAAACCATGACGCAATTAATTATCTTTAGAGCAATTCAAGGAATTGGAGCAGGGGCGATTATGCCAGTTGCATTTACCATTATTGCGGATATCTACCCTTATGAAAAACGTGCTAAAGTTTTAGGAATGAACGGTGCAGCATGGGGAGTAGCAGGGATATTTGGTCCTTTATTAGGTGGTTTTATTGTAGATCACTTGAGCTGGCATTGGATTTTTTATATTAATGTTCCAGTAGGGTTATTAACCATTTTATTAGTGAGTTTATTTTTACATGAAGAATATCATTTTGAGAAAAAACCAATTGACTATTTTGGGTGTTTAACCTTAATGGGAGCGTTATTGTTTTTACTTTATGGCTTCCAAATTTTAGGAGAAAATCCGAGTATTTCGCTTAAGCTAATTGGTGCTTTTCTAGTTTCAATTATCATGTTTGCTTTGTTTGTAGTTGCTGAAAAGCGTGCAGCAGATCCAATTATCCCATTAAGTTTGTTTAACAATCGAACTTTTGTCATTCAAAACGTGGTTGCAGCATTGGTGAGTGGTTTCTTAATCGCAGTTGATGTTTATATTCCAATGTGGATGCAAGGGATTTTAGGAATGAAAGCGGCGATGGGAGGATTTGCTATTACACCAATGTCTTTAACATGGGTAATGGGTTCTTTTATTGCGGGACGTGTTATTTTGAAATACCCTGTGAAATGGATATTAACAGGAAGTCTAATTATTGTCGCATTTAGTGGAGCCTTTATGTTGTTATTGCCAATTTCAGCACCATTTGTCCTCTTCTTACTAGTGACAGCGATTATTGGGATTGGGATGGGAATTACCATTACCACCACTACGGTTACCGCCCAAAATGTAGTGCCTAAAAATCAAATTGGTGTAGCAACATCATCAAACACCTTGTTTAGAATTTTAGGGCAAACCATTATGATTTCAATTTATGGCATTATTTTAAATAGCAATATTGCCAAACATATTTCAGCTGAAACAGTGAGCGGTATTAATGAAAAAATGATGAATAAATTAATTAATCCATTAACGGCAGTTAGCTTAGATCCAAAAATCTTGCCTACTTTAAGAGAAATTTTATTTGATGGATTACAAGGAGTGTTCCTTGGAGCCTTTATCGCAGTAATTTTAGCCTTTGTTATCAATCAATTTGATCACAAAAAAATGCCTAAAATTTAA
- the metK gene encoding methionine adenosyltransferase: MTERRLFTSESVSEGHPDKIADQISDGILDAILAKDPLARVACETTVTTGLVLVVGEISTTTYVDIQKVVRETIRKIGYTRAKFGFDADTCAVMVAIDEQSSDIAQGVDDSLEFKSKDEDALDQIGAGDQGLMFGFAINETPELMPLPIALSHRLTKRLADVRKEGLLNYLRPDAKSQVTIEYDEKGLPLRVDTIVISTQHHPDTTLEELQSDIKEHVIKAVIPPELLDNETKYFINPTGRFVIGGPQGDSGLTGRKIIVDTYGGYARHGGGAFSGKDPTKVDRSASYAARYIAKNIVAAKLADKCEVQLAYAIGVAQPVSIAIDTFGTGKVLESKLIEAVRKNFDLRPAGIIEMLDLRRPIYQQTAAYGHFGRTDIELPWEQLDKIDALKASVTE, translated from the coding sequence ATGACAGAAAGACGACTTTTTACTTCTGAGTCTGTATCAGAGGGACATCCGGATAAAATCGCCGATCAAATCAGCGATGGGATTTTGGATGCAATTTTAGCGAAAGATCCGCTGGCACGTGTAGCGTGTGAAACAACGGTAACAACTGGATTAGTGCTGGTTGTTGGAGAGATTTCTACCACAACATATGTAGATATCCAAAAAGTTGTCAGGGAGACAATTCGCAAAATCGGTTATACGAGAGCAAAATTTGGTTTCGATGCCGATACTTGTGCTGTAATGGTAGCAATCGATGAGCAATCAAGTGATATTGCTCAAGGTGTAGATGATTCTTTAGAGTTTAAATCGAAGGATGAAGATGCATTAGATCAAATCGGAGCAGGAGATCAAGGGTTAATGTTTGGGTTTGCCATTAATGAAACACCAGAATTAATGCCCTTACCAATTGCGCTAAGCCATCGTTTAACGAAACGATTAGCGGATGTTAGAAAAGAAGGATTATTAAATTACTTGCGACCGGATGCAAAATCTCAGGTTACAATTGAATATGATGAAAAGGGATTGCCATTACGTGTGGATACAATCGTTATCAGCACGCAGCACCACCCAGATACGACTTTGGAGGAATTACAGTCTGACATTAAGGAACACGTTATCAAGGCTGTTATTCCACCTGAATTGCTAGACAATGAAACGAAATATTTTATTAACCCAACGGGACGCTTTGTCATTGGTGGACCTCAAGGCGATTCTGGTTTAACAGGTCGAAAAATCATTGTTGACACCTATGGCGGTTATGCGCGTCATGGTGGAGGAGCATTTTCTGGGAAAGATCCAACAAAAGTAGATCGCTCGGCCAGCTATGCAGCACGTTACATTGCTAAAAATATTGTTGCAGCGAAATTGGCTGATAAATGTGAAGTTCAATTAGCCTATGCGATTGGAGTCGCTCAGCCTGTATCCATTGCAATTGATACCTTTGGTACTGGAAAAGTCTTAGAAAGCAAGTTGATAGAAGCCGTTCGTAAAAACTTTGATTTACGTCCAGCTGGAATCATTGAGATGCTTGATTTAAGAAGACCTATTTATCAACAAACTGCAGCTTATGGTCATTTTGGTCGAACAGACATTGAATTGCCATGGGAACAGTTAGATAAAATCGATGCATTAAAAGCAAGCGTTACGGAATAA
- the yidD gene encoding membrane protein insertion efficiency factor YidD, translating to MLKKILIGFVQFYQKFISPMFPPSCRYTPTCSSYMIQSIERFGAIKGTGMGIWRILRCHPFVKGGYDPVPEKKNHHH from the coding sequence ATGTTAAAAAAAATACTAATTGGCTTTGTTCAATTTTATCAAAAATTTATATCGCCGATGTTTCCTCCAAGTTGTCGTTATACTCCAACTTGTTCAAGCTATATGATACAATCCATCGAACGTTTTGGTGCAATTAAAGGAACTGGAATGGGAATTTGGCGAATTTTACGTTGCCATCCATTTGTTAAAGGTGGCTACGACCCTGTTCCCGAGAAAAAAAATCATCACCATTGA